In Polyodon spathula isolate WHYD16114869_AA chromosome 11, ASM1765450v1, whole genome shotgun sequence, one genomic interval encodes:
- the LOC121322933 gene encoding pleckstrin homology domain-containing family B member 2-like, with protein sequence MAYVKSGWLLRQSTILRRWKKNWFDLWSDGRLAFYDDQHRHDMEDKIHMKVDCINIRSGDMCRDFQPPEGKGKDCLLQVVCRDGRTINLCAESADDALAWKMALQDSRVNMTSNGSPLGFTESTFASAPPPYTEYAAPVQQVYNYDPHGAYGPMPPPGSQVVYASNGQPYAVAYQYSYQGHYPPPGVNQVIIREQYRDDTGDVAMGMLAGAATGMALGSLFWVF encoded by the exons ATGGCCTACGTTAAGAGTGGCTGGCTTCTTCGTCAAA GTACCATTCTACGGAGATGGAAAAAGAACTGGTTTGACCTGTGGTCCGATGGCCGTCTGGCTTTCTATGATGACCAGCATCGTCATGACATGGAGGATAAGATACACATGAAAGTGGACTGTATCAACATCCGCTCTGGGGACATGTGCCGAG ATTTCCAGCCTCCAGAGGGAAAGGGGAAGGATTGTTTACTGCAGGTGGTGTGCAGAGACGGGAGGACCATCAACCTCTGTGCCGAAAGTGCGGATGATGCTTT GGCTTGGAAGATGGCTCTTCAGGATTCCAGAGTAAACATG ACATCAAATGGCTCTCCTCTTGGATTTACAGAATCCACTTTTGCCTCTGCTCCACCCCCCTACACTGAGTATGCAGCACCTGTTCAACAG GTTTACAACTATGATCCTCATGGAGCGTATGGGCCAATGCCACCTCCTGGCTCTCAAGTTGTTTATGCATCGAATGGGCAACCTTATGCAGTGGCCTACCAGTATTCATACcaag GGCATTACCCACCACCAGGAGTAAACCAAGTGATTATTCGAGAGCAATATCGTGATGACACTGGCGACGTCGCGATGGGCATGCTGGCCGGGGCAGCAACAGGCATGGCACTTGGATCACTCTTCTGGGTCTTTTAA